A window of the Miscanthus floridulus cultivar M001 chromosome 14, ASM1932011v1, whole genome shotgun sequence genome harbors these coding sequences:
- the LOC136504253 gene encoding LOW QUALITY PROTEIN: protein FLX-like 3 (The sequence of the model RefSeq protein was modified relative to this genomic sequence to represent the inferred CDS: deleted 1 base in 1 codon): protein MSERGRLPRRLIDDRRVYHEVPLADNPRGRGYPEVLVVGDRRGYSDIQVAQERRDYHECRLPDERRVYPGVRMADHRAYPGSRGIDDRRAYPEIHEGPRMRAAPHPHPAVLEDELELQEVELRRLLAHNRALAEEREVLSREIQAGKDEVRHLNVIIADISTEKESYISKLVDKRRKLEAELGASEHLRDEVRQLRGEIGKLITARKELSAEAASLMEELNREQSVQQQLPMLKTELDGLQQELIHVRTACGLEQKGNLELLEQRKAMEKNLLSMAQEVEQMRGELAKFEVRPWVTGGTYGMQMGSPEVTFTKNPYEDSYNINAGVSEKGPLHPPESGSWGAYDKNHLQYR from the exons ATGTCGGAAAGAGGTCGCCTGCCAAGGCGATTGATTGATGATCGCAGGGTGTACCATGAAGTCCCTCTAGCTGACAATCCCAGAGGCAGAGGTTATCCAGAAGTCCTTGTGGTTGGGGATCGTAGGGGCTACTCTGACATCCAG GTGGCTCAGGAACGCCGGGACTATCATGAGTGCCGCCTGCCTGATGAACGTAGGGTCTACCCTGGTGTTCGTATGGCCGATCATAGGGCCTATCCTGGCAGTCGTGGGATTGATGACCGTAGGGCCTATCCTGAGATCCATGAAGGCCCACGCATGAGGGCAGCTCCTCACCCTCACCCAGCTGTCTTAGAGGATGAGCTCGAGTTACAGGAAGTTGAACTCCGGAGGCTTTTGGCGCATAACCGTGCTCTGGCTGAGGAGCGTGAAGTGTTAAGCAGGGAAATACAAGCTGGAAAAGATGAGGTCCGCCACTTGAACGTGATCATTGCAGACATTAGCACTGAGAAAGAAAGTTATATCAGTAAGCTTGTGGACAAGAGGAGGAAGCTTGAAGCTGAACTTGGAGCAAGTGAGCACTTGCGTGATGAGGTCAGGCAGCTCCGTGGTGAGATTGGCAAGCTCATTACCGCTAGGAAAGAACTATCTGCAGAGGCTGCATCTCTCATGGAGGAGCTGAACAGGGAACAATCCGTTCAACAGCAGCTACCCATGCTGAAAACAGAACTTGATGGTCTGCAACAGGAACTTATTCACGTGAG GACTGCTTGCGGGTTAGAGCAGAAGGGGAATTTGGAATTGCTGGAACAAAGGAAGGCAATGGAGAAGAATCTGCTTTCTATGGCACAAGAGGTTGAACAGATGCGAGGCGAATTAGCAAAATTTGAAGTTAGACCATGGGTCACAG GTGGAACATATGGGATGCAGATGGGGAGTCCTGAAGTGACCTTCACTAAGAACCCATATGAAGATAGTTACAATATCAATGC GGGGGTTTCTGAGAAAGGTCCTTTGCATCCTCCTGAATCTGGTTCATGGGGGGCATATGACAAGAATCACCTTCAGTACCGCTAA